One genomic window of Trichlorobacter lovleyi includes the following:
- a CDS encoding succinate dehydrogenase/fumarate reductase iron-sulfur subunit, translating into MSDHKTMTINLVVWRQKNANDTGKFENYTVKGITEHHSFLEMLDVLNEDLIKAGKQPVAFDHDCREGICGMCSQVINGMPHGGQERTTVCQLHMRKFHDGDTIYIEPWRARAFPIVKDLVVDREALDKIIQAGGYTSCHTGGVADGNAILIPKPAADEAMDAAECIGCGACVAGCPNGAAMLFTGAKVSQLAVLPQGKVEAKARVTNMVQAMKDCGFGNCTNHYECMAACPKGINVKFIARMNREYLKAQF; encoded by the coding sequence ATGAGCGATCACAAGACCATGACGATTAACCTTGTCGTGTGGCGCCAGAAGAACGCTAACGACACTGGAAAATTTGAAAACTACACTGTCAAGGGGATCACTGAGCATCACTCCTTTCTGGAGATGCTCGACGTCCTGAACGAGGACTTGATCAAGGCCGGCAAGCAGCCGGTGGCCTTTGACCATGACTGCCGCGAAGGTATCTGTGGTATGTGCTCACAGGTTATCAACGGTATGCCCCACGGCGGCCAGGAGCGTACTACCGTATGCCAGCTGCATATGCGTAAGTTCCACGATGGCGACACCATCTACATCGAGCCGTGGCGTGCCCGTGCATTCCCGATCGTGAAAGACCTGGTGGTTGACCGCGAGGCCCTGGACAAGATCATTCAGGCCGGCGGTTACACCTCCTGCCACACCGGCGGTGTTGCCGATGGTAACGCCATCCTGATTCCAAAGCCTGCTGCAGATGAGGCAATGGATGCTGCCGAGTGTATCGGATGCGGTGCCTGCGTGGCTGGTTGCCCCAACGGTGCGGCCATGCTGTTCACCGGTGCCAAGGTCTCCCAGCTGGCTGTGCTGCCCCAAGGCAAAGTGGAAGCCAAGGCCCGTGTCACGAACATGGTCCAGGCCATGAAGGACTGTGGCTTTGGTAACTGTACCAACCACTATGAGTGTATGGCTGCCTGTCCTAAGGGGATCAACGTCAAGTTTATCGCCCGGATGAACAGGGAGTATCTCAAGGCCCAATTTTAA